In Phacochoerus africanus isolate WHEZ1 chromosome 1, ROS_Pafr_v1, whole genome shotgun sequence, the following are encoded in one genomic region:
- the PLAAT1 gene encoding phospholipase A and acyltransferase 1, whose translation MAFNDCFSLNYPGNPQPGDLIEVFRPGYQHWALYLGDGYVINIAPLEDGISTSFTSAKSIFSTKALVKMQLLKDVVGNDTYRINNKYDDTYAPLPVEEVMQRSEFVIGQEVEYDIFVNNCEHFVTLLRYGAGVSEQANRAISTIGFVTAAAGAFSFLGLFPKRLRAKYY comes from the exons ATGGCGTTTAATGATTGCTTTAGTTTGAACTATCCTGGCAATCCTCAGCCAGGGGACTTGATTGAAGTGTTTCGTCCTGGCTACCAGCACTGGGCACTGTACTTGGGTGATGGGTATGTGATCAACATAGCACCTCTAG AGGATGGCATTTCCACATCATTTACAAGCGCCAAGTCTATATTCAGCACAAAGGCCCTGGTGAAGATGCAGCTTTTGAAGGATGTAGTGGGAAATGACACATACAGAATAAACAATAAGTACGATGACACATACGCCCCTCTCCCCGTGGAAGAGGTCATGCAACGGTCAGAGTTTGTTATTGGACAGGAAGTGGAATATGACATATTTGTCAACAACTGTGAGCATTTTGTGACTTTGCTCCGCTATGGAGCAGGAGTTTCAGAGCAG GCCAACCGAGCAATCAGTACCATTGGGTTTGTGACAGCTGCTGCTGGTGCCTTCTCGTTCCTGGGCTTGTTTCCAAAAAGACTAAGAGCAAAATACTATTAA